Proteins co-encoded in one Actinomadura luteofluorescens genomic window:
- a CDS encoding branched-chain amino acid ABC transporter permease, with product MILSKLAGRPVLLAAGLVAALVLPWFVYPPVALDIVCWALFAAAVDLLLGFTGLLSFGHAAFWGGSAYATGLIALHSGLPFPVAVLGGAAFAAALAVPIGFLSVRLRGIYFAMVTLAFAQMVYFIANQWRDATGGENGLQGIPRELFGLDLSDPFFFYYAALPFILGGLFAAWRIVRSPFGRVLMSIRDNPNRARALGYGIDRYKLLAFVLSAALSGLAGGLFTVGHGFASLQGVYWTTSGQAVMMVVLGGIGTLWGGAIGAALIVELNDYLATAGFEETGIITGAIFIVVVLLFRRGVWGTARDLVAARASRARPAPDNEGTKVEASV from the coding sequence GTGATCCTCTCCAAGCTGGCCGGACGGCCGGTCCTGCTGGCCGCGGGGCTCGTGGCGGCGCTCGTCCTGCCCTGGTTCGTCTACCCGCCGGTCGCCCTGGACATCGTCTGCTGGGCGCTGTTCGCGGCCGCCGTCGACCTGCTGCTCGGCTTCACCGGGCTCCTGTCGTTCGGGCACGCGGCCTTCTGGGGCGGCTCGGCGTACGCCACCGGCCTGATCGCGCTGCACTCCGGGCTGCCGTTCCCCGTGGCCGTGCTGGGCGGCGCCGCCTTCGCCGCGGCCCTCGCCGTCCCGATCGGCTTCCTGTCGGTCCGGCTGCGCGGCATCTACTTCGCGATGGTCACGCTGGCCTTCGCGCAGATGGTGTACTTCATCGCCAACCAGTGGCGGGACGCGACCGGCGGGGAGAACGGCCTCCAGGGCATCCCCAGGGAGCTGTTCGGGCTGGACCTGTCCGACCCGTTCTTCTTCTACTACGCCGCGCTGCCGTTCATCCTGGGCGGGCTGTTCGCCGCCTGGCGCATCGTCCGGTCCCCCTTCGGCAGGGTCCTGATGTCCATCCGCGACAACCCGAACCGGGCGCGGGCGCTCGGTTACGGCATCGACCGCTACAAGCTGCTGGCCTTCGTCCTGTCGGCGGCCCTGTCAGGCCTCGCGGGCGGGCTGTTCACCGTCGGGCACGGCTTCGCGTCCCTCCAGGGCGTGTACTGGACGACCTCGGGGCAGGCCGTGATGATGGTCGTCCTCGGCGGCATCGGCACCCTGTGGGGCGGGGCCATCGGCGCCGCGCTGATCGTGGAGCTGAACGACTACCTGGCCACCGCCGGGTTCGAGGAGACCGGGATCATCACCGGCGCGATCTTCATCGTGGTCGTGCTGCTGTTCCGCCGCGGCGTCTGGGGCACCGCCCGCGACCTCGTCGCGGCCCGCGCGTCCCGCGCCCGTCCCGCCCCGGACAACGAGGGCACCAAGGTCGAAGCCTCGGTGTGA